In Setaria viridis chromosome 5, Setaria_viridis_v4.0, whole genome shotgun sequence, the genomic stretch AAACTAGCCGGTCCTGCATCTGGCGGACCTGGTTCGCTCATGTCCAGAAACCAAataaccaatcacgccctaagCAATCAGGGATTCACATGAGTGTGCCAGGCAGGCTCGGGCGGTACCAGAAGGCGGTGTAGTTGGTGAATCCGGGCGCGGAGGACATGGCGCAGATGCACGTGGCGGCGAAGACAAACTGGCAAGCCCGCAGCACCAGGCCGCCCGACGTCCCGGGGcggccggccatctccgtcatCTCCCTGGCGGCCGCCGCTTAAAAGATGACGCTTTGTCGGCGGTCGGCGTTCATATGGGCAGACGAGGATGGGTGCGGGTCTCGATGGGCCGCGACGCGGCGTGGGCGAAAGAAACAGCGCGGCTGGGGCCTTGGGGATGAGCAGGATTTGGAAACTTTCAAAGATGGCGGAGTAGAGAACTAGAGACGCCGCGGTGGACGGGAGAAAAGGTGGCGCGTTCCTGGGATCGGTGGCGACCAGATGTTGGTGCAAGGTCTGTCAGTCAAGTGAACTggagggaggaggcgccggTTAACCGCCGGCCGAATCCGCAGGCAGACGCGGACTGCTTTGCTCGAGTTTAATGATCTGGGTGCGTCTCTTGGTCAACTGAAAGTGACATTTGCTTTGTCAGTCAGCCAGTCCACGCTCAACTTGGCATCTATGGGAGGAGAAGAGGACGGCAACCTCATTAGCGCCATCGCGCCAATCCTAGGGCGAGCGAAATTCCTGAAAAGTTACTGGTATCAACTTCTCGAGCGTGTAAATGTGTAATTACTCAAATTTCATGATGACTAGTCTTCCATAGATGCTTTGGCTccggcgaactcgatggcaccgATCATCTTCATTTTTAACGTCGCATTTGAAGAAGGTGTAGAATTCATCTTTAGCTTATGGGGTTGCGTTATCAACAGCGCATGTAACGTCGATCGTCACCTCGTAGCCTCAACTAATTAAAGGACCAACTTCTTGCTCTGACGGTTCACTGCGAGGTGCTGGACGACGTCGTCAGGAAAATTGGCAGCATTacgcggcctgttcgcttcagtttattcagccggcttatcagccatcaaacagtgttttcctctcacaacaaatcagccgtttcagctttttaaccggcttataagctgaagcgaacaggcccacgaTCTCCGACCCAACGCAGACAAGAAGAACTCCGCTGGGTCGCAATCCGACCTCTACTTCAAGTCGGATTCAGCTCGGTCAGCCAGCGAAACCCTAGCAGCATATCCTTACCAGAACTGTGTATTAAATTAGTTTAGAAAAAAGTCCAATTTACTACCCGAAGTATATATAGACTAAGTCCAAAAATCCTCCCCCGATTTCGCTAAACCGGTTCAAAACACAGCTTTTAATACATTTGAAACTCGGATTTGATAATTTGGCAGGTCTGGAGTCTAGTTTTGCTGAGTAGACATGACACATCAGCAGGCCTACTTGGCATAACGTACTTGTCCACAACAACCCTCCGTGTCTAATCTAATAGTTCGCCATGTCCCTCACGTTGCTCCCTGATTTCGCCGGGTGCCCAGATCCGCCACTGGTCATTGCGCGCCGCCGTGCTCCCGGTAGCCCCTGGCCATGAGCGGCAACTGACcctgctgcctgcctgccgtgCAGGACCTGTGCTCCCGGTCCCCCAGCCCTCCGCATGGCACCTGGTGGTGTCCCGCCGCCGCTCATTGGTTGGCGCACAGGCTCTCCTCCATGCGGCAGGTGGCAGTACCTTCTGATTTTCAGGAAAGTTAGCTATGAAAATATTACAGTGAAACTACTCCGGTGTATCGATGATTCTAGCTCTAGCTAGCAATCCCTCAGCTTCTGATCATCTGGTGCCGCTATCCTCGCCAGAGCTGTGTATTAAATTAGTTTATGATCTCAATTTATTAGAGCAGCAGCGTGTAAATCAGGAGGTAATGCTAAAGCTTGACAGGTCACGTAGGTGCATACCTTCATATCTCTCTCTAGCGTGTAGCTCACTCACCAAGGTGCTGTGATAATTGCTGGGTCCCGCCACTACTTCAGAGTTGGACACTCGTGCAGTCGTGCTAAGCGAATTGGACTGCCAGGCTCTTGCTCCAGCGTGTAGTCCAGGTGCTAGCCATTTCTCTCTCCTCGGGGCATCTTATTGTACAGGGGCTACTTTAGTGCTTAATGGGGTATTTGGTTCCACCCATTAAAATTTagccccgtcacatcaaatgtttagatactaattagagaagtattaaacatagactatttataaaaactcattgcacagatggaagctaaacggcgagacgaatctaactatttgctaataatggattaactatttgctaataatggttaattaggcttaatagattcgtctcgccgtttagcctccatctgtgcattcattttataattaactcatatttagtcctcctaattagcttccgaatattcgatatgatagggactaaactttagctcaaacTTTAGCTCAaagaaccaaacatccccttgGGATGGAATGAAGCGATAACAATTTGCCATGGTTTGCTCCTCTGGCTTCTTTGTAGGGTAATACACTGAAGGTTCTTATATAGGATATAAGATTTGATGGATTAACTCACCCTCGCATGGATCcattattttttatgatcaTGAAGTTTCTAACACAATTCCGCAACCCAAAGATAAAGATACACCCCAACTTGATTCTGGTGCAATATCAGTATATGTAAGTTAGATTTATTTATGACTTATATTTTCTTTGCTTTGTATTTAGAGATTTCCGGTATGTATCTAAAGCTCAAAGATATACATAATAAGGACTAGCATCGATATAATGTAAAAGTATCCAACTATCCAATGGGTTGAGTAATACAAAAGCAATTTTGGCATTCATTTCAATTTGTTGCTACATCTGGTTTTAGTTTAACACAAACttttgatttattttttatttagatTGCAAATCATGCTATGAACTCAGAGAGTTAGTATGGGATTGAAGTAGCAAGTGATGTGTATGGTTTTCCATCACACAAAGATGAACAGAGTGGAGTATTTGTTCAAGTTAACAATATTGGTGATGGAAGAGAATCCATTCGCAACTCAATTAATTTTGGATGGCATGTAATTATCTTCTCCCTCTTACTTATGAGATGATGCTGAACAACATATAATTCTAGCCAAAACTATGATCATTTTCCCAAATATGTTTTGTTCTCATGCTCATATCGTTCTCTTTTTTATAGGTTAATCCACGCTTATATGGTGACTCCAAAGCACATTTTTATGTTTATTGGACAGTATAATATCTTTCTTGTTTCAATAAATGTATTACCTTTTTTTATTAAGGCTAacttgtttatggttatattatAGCGTGATGGTTATAAGATAATAGGTTGCTACAATTTACAATGTCCTGACTATGTGCCCGAACCTAACGTGCCTACAGTTTCTAGGAATTGCCATTGATGCAGTCTCTGACCCTAATGGTGTCAAACGTACCATCATCTTCAAAATTTTCAAGGTAGTAAAAATATTGTACCTTGCCTAATATTAATGATGCAAGTATAGCATGCTTGCGATACTCTTAGGTAGTTATGCTACATATTTCTATCTTTAGAACAATAAGACGCGGTGTATTTTTAATCAAACCTAACACACTCTATTTTTCAAACTATTCTAGGATAATGCTGGAGATTGGTTAATGCATATTGGATTTGATTCAGAACCATACTGCTTCCCGAAATCCTTGTTCACTAGCCTAGGAGACAAAGTGGATAACATCCGGCTTGGTGGATTTGTGGCGACTCGCACGACCCAATTGGCTCGAATGGGAAGTGGATTCCTTCCAAACAATGCAAAATCCGCCTCGTTTAGCAATATTCAGCTCATTGATCAGAATGGTGAAACAAGAAGAGTTCCACGAGATCAACCTATCTACATGAATGTTGAATGACGAGAACATCTATTCTGTATCCCGGATCAGTACTGAGGGGAAGTTCACCTATGGTGGGCCTTTAaaatgagagagaaaaaagaaaacattaaattatcattttgaaaataaataacATAATGAAATCTATTATTAACGTATGGTCGTCGACTATATGGTTTTTATAAATGACATTGTTGGTGTCTGTTATATGCATACTATTACTACCACAAGTGCACGGGCTATTTATAACTTTTCGTGGAATAATTAGATGAAGCTTTACAGCCAATCTAAAGAGTAACCCTTAAACCATGATAGCAAGAGCTACTGCACATAGAGACAATTAAGATTCAGCGTATAACAAGAATTGTCAATCACGAACATTAGCTAGTGTTGGATGCTTCTTGATTGTATAACGGGAAGGATAATGATAGAAAATAACATGGAAAGGTGAATGCTCCACTGCTATCGACGTTTTCCGCTGCGCATCAACATGAACAGGCAGAGGGACGTTAAAGAAAGTCCATATAAAAGTTGAGTAAGTTAAGAAACGAAATCGTGTATTGAATTGATTTACTATCTTAAGGTTATTCTAGGGTTTGGCACTTGAATAcactcaagaaaaaaaacagtacAGTTCATTTTACGCCCCATGAACTTGTCTTTAAATTCGAAACCCTCCTGAACTTGAAACCATAAATCGTAGATCCATTAACCTTCCAAACCAATCAAGCTATCCCTCATGACCATTTCAAAGTGAATTTTCATGAGGTTTTGCTGATTTAGCAACGGGTCATCAGGTCCCACCCGTCATCGCATTTGCATACATGGACTGCTATTTGTTTGCCTAACCTAAAATTCTCTCAGCGCATCGGTTCATCAATCATTAGTCGCGCTTCAGTCACGAGTCACTGTCGCGAAGTCTCGGATAATGCAGATACGTTCATGCTGACACAACCACGCCTTGGCATCTCACATAATCTAAGGACCTTGCAGGCCTGCCTTGGCCTGGGATGCCAATCCTTGGCGGGAAGCAGCACCAGCGACAAGATTAGGCTACCATGGTTTTTCTTGTCCGCGCGCTAAAAAAGTTGCCACCAAGTTTTAGTACAGTTGCTCAATTATCATGCAAAGATAAGCATGCTGGAGGCGTCGTCTTTCGTCATGGTAGCAGGGAAGCTAATGCTCAATCATCATGTTTGGTTCGTCACCAAATAGTAGCTGTAAACATTATTGAGAATTAACAAATCGCTATTTTCGGTGAAAAGAAAAGTTCTGTTCGGGGGACTTCAAGAAGGTGTCTCTACCAAGCATGTAGTTGCCTCGTCACTCGTCAACGAACAAACGCATTGGTGCCCAGCGGCCAGCGCCCGTGACGGCCGGAGCCGGCCTTTCAGCTGCAGACACCagacgccaccgccgctgcgtCCTCGGCCTCGCCCTCCTCCAATCTCGTGCGTTGCGTGTGACGCAGCTGCCGGCGGAAAGAAGATGGCGAATCACTTCGTGCTCAACACCGGCGCCACGATCCCCTCGGTGGGGCTCGGCACCTTGCTTGgcgaccccgccggcgccgtctaCGCCGCCGTCAAGGTATGCACGCAGCGTTCTTTCCCTTGCCGCTGTGTTTTCCTCCACGAGAATAGTGAATGTGTGATCGTTTCCCTATTGTGCAGGCGGGGTACCGGCACATCGACTGTGCAAGAGCTTACGGCAGCGAAAAGGAGGTAACTCAGTTTTCTCTGAAGCTCTGAATCACTCTGCACTCTAACCATGCCTGACGATGGATTATATTCACTCTGATCCTGCTGTTCGATTGTGTGCACTTCGGCATATACTTTGACTCAAAAACTACTACTACAAGAACTAAAGAGGGGGGATATGTCTGAGGAACATGTCATTATGATATTAGTTTGGACCTGTGTCCAAGCATTTCGCCATTTGTGTGGAAAAAATGTTGCCAAAGCACTAAGCACtaatgcaaatatgcaattaTGAACTTGAACTGAAGATCTGTTCGTCACCTCCCTAAGCAAAGGGACCAATTAGGCATGGGACGATTAACAAGTCTCAAGCAGCATTTAACCCTCTTACACCGAACACTCTCGCCTATGTGTAATTTCATCTCGATTCAGGTTGGATAGCAATTGCAGTAATGAAAGCGTGACATCCGTTTTTGGATTGTCCAGGTTGGTTTGGCGCTGCAGAAGCTATTTCAAGAGGGTGTTGTGACACGTGAGGATCTGTTTATTACCTCTAAGTTGTGGTAAGCTTAAAGTTTGCAGAATGCCGGTAGAAAATTCTTCACAgcttcctcctttttttttttgcacacaTCTCAAGCTAGCTATCTAGATATCTGCTTGGAACTTTTTATAGTCCTTCAGGTCTAACTGATCTGTATCTGACAACGTTTCCAGGAATGATCATCATGATCCAGAAGATGTTCGTGAATCACTAAATAAAAGCCTGAACGACTTGCAACTTGAGTACTTGTATCTTTACCTCGTATGCATCTTCTATTTGAGAACCATGTTGTATTACCTGATTTTCTCCTCTAATATGGTCTCTATATTGCACCTTTGGCTTGGAGTTAGATTTTAGGGAGATCTACTATAAAATTGTTTAGCACAGCGTTGATGAAGAATGTAAAATGAAAAATTTAATCACGGGTAAATTTTTGTAGATTCACTGGCCGTTTAGAGTAAAGAAGGGAACCAGCTCCAAAGAATACTGAAAACTTTCTCCAACCTGATATCCCAGCTACTTGGGGAGCCATGGAAAAGTTATACGATGCTGGGAACGCTCGAGCAATTGGTGTCAGTAACTTCTCATCAAAGAAATTGGGTGACTTGCTTGCTGCAGCTCGTGTACCTCCAGCTGTTAATCAAGTAGAATGTCATCCTAGTTGGCAGCAAACTAAGCTCCATAGCTTTTGTCAGGCAAATGGTGTTCATCTCTCTATTTATCACTTCATGCAACTGGTTTGTTACAgctagtttttcttttgttgttataAGTTATTAATTTGCAGGGGCCAAAGCTCTCGGGTGCGGTTATACGTCGCCAGACCTTCTAATTGGCGCGTCCGTCCACCACGCGCACGCGTGGATTGGTGGGCCGCTTTCAGCCTAATAATTAGCTAATAATTAGCGGAAGGGCCTCCCCGCTTTACCGATGCATGGACCTAATAATTAGCTCAATAATCATCTCTCTGTAAGTATGAATTACACCTTTTATGTCTACTTATCACTTCATGTAACTGGTTTGTTACAGCTAGTTATTCTGTTGTTATAAGTTATTAATTTGCATGGGCTAAAACTCACGGGACGGTTATACGCTGCCAGAGGCGACTAATCTGCGTTTCACCTTCTAATTAGCGTGTTCGTCCGCCACGCGTGCGCGGATTGGCGGGCCTCTTTCAGCTCAATAATTAGTCGGAAGGGTCTTCCCGGTTTACCCATGCATGCAAtaattagtggaaaaaaaatgcaCCGTGTATGCAAGAGTTAGTGGAGAGAGAATGCATACATACAAAAAAGACAAAAATGATGACGTGACCCACATGCATGCAAAtctaaaaactaaaaaaaagtcATGACTCCTAAACCgaacatccaaattaaattttagtTACGCCAATATGTTTATTACAACGAGATTTTCAAAACAAGACCCCTcacttgactatgtttggataatatttttaaaaaatatattttttaacatacGGATTAATTAGATCTAACTAATGCGAACAAATACTTGAACACCATGAACAATTTCTATTTCATGCGAAAAAAGtaaacataaaaataaaaaatggtaCGATACAaacaaaaatattgaacatcACGAACATTTGAGTAGTGCAGTGGTAGCTCTTGAATATCCCACCTAGTAGGTCGCGAGTTCAAATATGGTCGCGAGTTCGAATCTAGTCTCCTGAgctatttttgccaaatttaatTGTGTATTGGGCCGGTTGAGGGAAAATGGCCAAATCAGTCTTCTATACACgtcgaacaaattatatgaacctATAGAACAAATCAACTATACATGTCAAACAAATTATACGAATTCATAAAACAATAATTTATAAATCTAGAACAATTTATATAAACTTACTGAACAAAATGTTGTGCACATCGAACAAATTGCATGAACTCATAGAATAAAACAATACACCTAAACAAAACAATTTACTATCCAAAGGAAAATTAAAGGATAAAATAATATGAAATAGATATATTCTAATCACtaataataaattaaaaaagaaaagaaaaagaaaagaaaataataataattaataataataaataaatacacccggaataaattatacaaaccgacaaaataaaataatagtatacatcgaacaaattatatggaCTCACAGAACAAAATATCTGTAAATACCTCGAACAAATTGTAGAAACTCACAGAATAAAGTATGTATACACTTAGAACAAAAATGTCAAATGACGCGAACAAATGAGTATGCACCTCGAATGTATAGCTCAACATGCAAATAAATAATTCTATGCGTATAATAAACAGAACTATATCATTACCTAAACAATTGTACAAAATATTGTATACCACGAACAAATTATATTGTGCCAAGAATTACTTCAATCATCATgaacaaacaaaaaatatttaaggaaaaaggaaaaaaatataatcttGATGAATAGTCCAATCACAATGAAAGATATAAGTAtctacaagaaaaagaaaaataatataaaatgaagaaaaggaaaaattatTACATAGTTGAGATAAGATAGCTACTCGAGGAACACACAAAACTAATGAAGAAATTATGTACTAAAAACTATATAGATGGTCATAAAAATACAAAAGAGAAGaagtaaaaataagtaaagtaatgtagaaaggaaaataaaatcaatgagaaaaaagaaaggtaaACTACGTACGAGAAGAAATATATAGAAGAGAATCTAaattaaaatagaaaaacaaaataTGAAGTGacataataaaaagaaaaatgatataaaagagacaaaagaataaataaaaaggaatgaaaaaagGGTGTAACCACAAAAtggtaaagaaaagaaaagaagaagagagaagaaaaaatgaaaggaaaagagaacatggaaaaaggagaaggcatggaaataaataaataaaagagaagaaataaaaaataaaaataaaaaaatagagaaagaaaaataaaaaaacaaagagacaggaaaaagaaaacgaaaacaaagaaaataaagaaaaaaaagtgagAAAAGGGAAAGAGAAAACTCATTATTAAAAAGGAGAggggaggaaaataaaaaatatataaaagagaaaaaaggaaaaacaaaaataaaaggatagaaagtgaaaaataaaacaaaaagaaaatgaaacaaCATATGTACCTGCTCTCTCTCGTCTTCGACGCACGCACGGAAACCAACCACGCACGAGACGTGTCAAACGTCACGAGCCATGTGCATCGATGGCTACGCGACATATGGTCGCGGcgaagcccccccccccccccccccccccccacacacacacaatttCCACTTAAAATTTCAAACTTTGGTTAAACAACCCCTAACAAGGTAAAATTTGAGTTTCTAGCTCCGCCACTATTTGCATTTATGTTTTGCAGGCTTACTCTCCACTAGGCGGCTCACCTTGGATGAATGGTAATGTCCTTAAAAAACCGGTCATCATCTCAAGCAGAGAAACTTGGAAAAATTCCTGCCCAAGTGGCCCTGCGTTGGAATATTCAGATGGGTCACAGCGTGCTTCCAAAGAGCGCAAATGCTTGCCGTAGCAGTTTTCCCAATGACGACGAAGCATAACGATTTGCTTATCCTCTTCGCGCCCCTCCTCGTGAATCTCGCCCGCTGATCGAATCCCGATCGTGCTCATGCTCATCATCAAGTTCTTATCGCGGGCAGATCTTCGTCAGTTTGCCTGATCCTGCTGGACCCTGACAGCAAAAAAGAAGGCTAAGGCCCGCCGGACGACGAGGTGTTGTTGCGGGGCACGGCGTGGCGTTAGGTTAGGGGTTGGCTTGCCTGCTATTGCGTGAGGCTTCCTTTAATTTCCCAGCTCGCTTCAATCACCTTTTCGTAGCCGAATCGACCTGTTCGAGTCCGCTGGGCGGACTCGCCGGATTGAAATCGGAGATGGCGTGTGCAGAGAGACTGACCGGAGCGAGGAGCAGCGCGAGCATCAGGCTCACAAATTATGATCTGAAAAAAAGGTTCACAAATTACTTTGAACCACGACGCGAGGAGGGACTTTGGAGCCTTATTTTCTCCAAAATCCATTGCTCATTTtgtagcctttttttttttttttgcatcttcTGCACTTCTTGCGCTTCCTTCGTAAGAAGACGCGAGCGCGACAGGATGACGGGCCCGGCTGTTATCCCGTCCCTGCTTACGCTGGTGATGCCTGATTGCCTACGCGATGGAGTCTGGGAGACCTCGTGTCTTGTGGATGTGTATCGTGCTGTCGTGCAGCGCCCGTGTTGCTTTGGCGATTTGTTAACACTATCAACAACGCCGGCCGTTTCATGTTAGGCTCTGTCAAATCGGCCTGGATTCGCTGACGCGTCGCTCTTCGAACACTCACGAGTCACGACTCACGACCCACTGCCTCAAATAATGCAGATGCCGTCCCATGCGTTAGGTACCTTACGTAGACACCAAAGATTACGGGACTACGCTACGATAACGACGAAAGAGTTTCTCCAATTCTTTCTTCGATCACGACGGAGATGCCGATCAAATCCAGGTAGCCGCTACCCATAATTTATCGTGTCTGTGCCGTACACCAGCTGACCATCCTAGTAACCgtcaccaccagtccaccacgaATTGAAGTGCCCGGCCGAACGAACGAacgcccaccgcccgccgcgccggctgcCGCTGCTCGGTGCTCGTGGACAGCAAGCGTTGCCGGCCGCCCTATATACCAGCGCACACCTATCAATCTCGTGCTGTGTGTGTGACGAAGCGGCCATCGGCCAGTGTGTGTGCGTGAGGCGGAGGAGATGGCGCGGCGCTTCGTGCTCAACACCGGCGCCGAGATCCCCTCGGTGGGGCTCGGCACCTGGCAGTCCAAGCCTGACGTTGTCGGCGACTCCGTCTACGCCGCTGTCAAGGTTCGCGCAGCGTCCACTCGGCCCCATCTCTAGACTCTACCTCATCACGTGCACTGGTCTCTTCAGATTATCTTTACCTGCCGCCCTAGGATCTCTTTGTCTATTCTCggttgctgatttttttttaagactCGATCGGTTGCTGATTTTCTTTTAAGACTGGGTTGCTGAATTTTTTGCGAGCCCGACCCATTTCCTCTGACAGAATCAATGAAATTGTTTCCGAATCGTGCAGGCAGGATACAGACACATCGATTGTGCCAGGGCTTACCGCAACGAGGAGGAGGTAATCACTCCTGCATTCGAAGCATCACACATCCACAATTCACGAACAGCATTTACAGCTCCAACACTAATTATTACTACATGCTTGTGTGCAATATCGTCTCGATTCATATTGAATAACAAAACAACTAGAGTAAGGAAAAATGTAACATCCATCTTTGTGAATTCAGATTGGTTTGGCGCTGCAAAAGCTGTTTGAAGAGGGTATAGTGAAGCGTGAAGATTTGTTTATCACCTCTAAGTTATGGTAAGATCAAAGCTCTGTGGATGCCCTTAAGAATTTCTTTGCAGTGCAGGTTTAGTGAGTATCCAGATGCCTGTTTGGAGGGTTTAGTCCATGCATCATGTCTAATTAATCTGTAATTGGCTATGTTCTTAGGCATGATCATCATGCTCCAGAAGATGTGCGGGAGTCTCTAGACAAAAGCCTGAACGACTTGCAGCTTGAGTACTTGGATCTTTATCTTGTATGCATCTTCCATTTCAGAATTATATTTCACTACctagttttttttcctcatctaGCTTTTGTGTTCTTACTATCTCACTGTGTGTCTGTATTGAATATTGAGATTCTACTCCACTGTTGCACATTGCAATCCTCTTATCTTCCACTAGTATAGAAATGAACTGTACAGCCGGTTAAAAAATAACAGCAGAGTAGGTTTCTGTGTCCAAGTATCATATCAACACAATTCTGTGCTACTGTTCTCTTGGGGTATTAATCTGGAGTACACTAAACTCAAAACTTTTACCGGGTTCATCAACAAATTTGTGTTATCATGCCCGCCCATTGCTTAGTTATTTAATAGTTTATAACGTGTAAATGGGAAATGTGGTTTCCTCTATATTGTCCATGGATATATGGGTTCCTATTCCTGTAATCTAGTCACACATCCACATGACCACATCCAACTCAAagagttattttaaattattcaCTATTTAAAACTCATGTTCCATATGATTTGCTACAGATTTATATTATGTTTCTAACTTCTGGTATGGATTAGTTTATTATCTCAAGTTTACTATGGGCATCATTTTTGGCATATTGAATACTAGGAAGATACTATATGTTTGAtgacttttatttttttattttaattgtaTAATGTTATCCTTTGTGGTAGGGTTAGATGATTACCTATTGGAGCTATTTAACCCTGTTTTGATGAATAATAGTTGTTTAATCAGCGTACAATTTTATAGATCCATTGGCCATTTAGAATCAAGAAGGGGACCGGCTTGGGTAACCCTGAAAACTTTGTCCCACCTGACATCCCTGCTACTTGGGGAGCAATGGAAAAGTTATATGATACCGGAAAAGCTCGCGCAATTGGTGTGAGTAACTTCTCAACGAAGAAATTGGGTGACCTGCTTGCCGTAGCTCGTGTACCTCCAGCGGTTAATCAGGTGGAATGTCATCCGGGTTGGCAGCAAACTAAGCTCCATAGCTTTTGTCAGTCAGCTGGTATTCATCTCTCTGTAAGTCTGCAGTACACTTGTATATTTCTCTATCACTTTTAAGGGTTGGCTTGCTTTTTTTAAATGTTCTTATTGCATTTTGCAGGCGTACTCGCCACTAGGTTCACCTGGTACTGCTTGGATGAACGGTGATGTCCTCAAGGAACCGGTCGTCACCTCAATAGCAGATAAACTTGGGAAAACTCCTGCACAGGTGGCCCTGCGCTGGAACATTCAGATGGGTCACAGTGTACTACCAAAGAGCCTGAATGAGCAAAGGATAAAACAAAATCTTGATGTTTATGATTGGTCTATTTCAGATGATTTGCTTACGAAGTTCTCTGAGATTAAGCAGGTTTGTTGATACTCTTTGTGATACTTAAATTGGGACAAAACTCAACTGAAATTTTTATTACTATTACGCATTTTTTATAGGATGAGATGATATgttggaatttcatcatatgAATTCACATGATTTGACTCTACCCTTACTGAATAAAGAAATCCATTTGTGTAAATCTCTGCTGTAGAGACTTAGTCTGTTCTTGGTTGAAGCATGATAATTTTCCAGAATCAAGCCTCTACATAGGTCCCCTTTTTGTTGGAGCAcggtttaaaaaaaaaaactcttgacCTCTTGATCTCTCCTTTTTTGGTTCTCGGACAAAGAAGTTATTTTTTAACTTTCTTGGATATGTTTTTAGTAGTGAAGAGTGACTGAGTGAGTGCAACTGCTTTATTTTGTGGCCTTCAGGTTAAGCTGGCCAGA encodes the following:
- the LOC117855648 gene encoding LOW QUALITY PROTEIN: NADPH-dependent aldo-keto reductase, chloroplastic (The sequence of the model RefSeq protein was modified relative to this genomic sequence to represent the inferred CDS: deleted 1 base in 1 codon), which codes for MANHFVLNTGATIPSVGLGTLLGDPAGAVYAAVKAGYRHIDCARAYGSEKEVGLALQKLFQEGVVTREDLFITSKLWNDHHDPEDVRESLNKSLNDLQLEYLYLYLIHWPFRVKKGTSSKNTENFLQPDIPATWGAMEKLYDAGNARAIGVSNFSSKKLGDLLAAARVPPAVNQVECHPSWQQTKLHSFCQANGVHLSIYHFMQLVCYSYGHRPVCVREAEEMARRFVLNTGAEIPSVGLGTWQSKPDVVGDSVYAAVKAGYRHIDCARAYRNEEEIGLALQKLFEEGIVKREDLFITSKLWHDHHAPEDVRESLDKSLNDLQLEYLDLYLIHWPFRIKKGTGLGNPENFVPPDIPATWGAMEKLYDTGKARAIGVSNFSTKKLGDLLAVARVPPAVNQVECHPGWQQTKLHSFCQSAGIHLSAYSPLGSPGTAWMNGDVLKEPVVTSIADKLGKTPAQVALRWNIQMGHSVLPKSLNEQRIKQNLDVYDWSISDDLLTKFSEIKQVKLARGDFTVHPQSVYKTLEELWDGEI